The following are encoded in a window of Roseimaritima ulvae genomic DNA:
- a CDS encoding Dabb family protein, producing MNSTPTVAAEEAEPRKLRHVVMFQFKETATPEQVKTVVDAFAALPSKIDSITGFEHGTNNSPENLNDGFTHCFTVTFASEEGRAAYLPHPEHKAFVEVLKPHLEKVLVFDYWAK from the coding sequence ATGAACTCCACGCCCACGGTCGCCGCCGAAGAAGCCGAGCCCCGCAAACTGCGTCACGTGGTGATGTTTCAATTCAAAGAAACGGCCACGCCCGAGCAGGTCAAAACGGTGGTGGACGCCTTTGCCGCATTGCCCAGCAAAATCGACAGCATCACGGGCTTCGAACACGGCACCAACAACAGCCCGGAAAATCTGAACGACGGTTTCACCCACTGCTTCACCGTAACCTTCGCATCCGAAGAAGGACGCGCCGCCTACCTGCCGCACCCGGAACACAAAGCCTTTGTCGAAGTGCTCAAACCCCATCTAGAAAAAGTGCTGGTGTTTGATTATTGGGCGAAGTAG